CCGAAAAGAACTCTTCATTACTAGATTGAAAATTAATCCTGATAATTTTCAGTTGTCTGTATTTGATGCAAATCAAGAAGAAGTCAATGTAGATACACTTTCAGCTGGGGAAAAGCAGATATTACTTTTATCGACTGTATGGGCAATGGCTATGTGTTCAAAAAGAAGACTTCCTTTTGTTTTTGACACTCTTTTAGGTAGGCTTGATCAAACTCACAAAAAAGCTCTTCTTGAACAATTTATCCCTAGATGTGGCGAGCAAGTTATTATACTCTCTACCGATTCGGAAATAAGCAAGGAGCAATTTGCTGATATTAAACAAAACGTTGCTCACGCATACACTATAGATTTTGATACGGAAAACGAAAGAATTAATAAATCAACCAATTTTTTTGGCATGGAGAATAAATATGAACTTTCGTCTTAAAACATCAAAGGCTACTGCCGAAAGATTGAAAACCTTACAGGATTCAACTAGACTTACTCCAAACGTCTTAGCGCGTTATGCAATAATTCTTTCATTGAAAGAACAAATACCGATTAAAAAAAATGCAAAAGATGTTGGTGGCATTGAATTTTTGCGTAATGTGTTAACTGGTCCCTATGACTTTATATTTAAAGTGTTAATTGCACAGCATGAGAAAAGAGAAATTACCGATGAAGAGTACTTCCCAGGCTTACTCAATAATCATTTAGAAAGAGGTTCTATATTACTTCTAAATGAATATAACTACGCAGGTAATTATGAGAAGATGATCACAAACTTACTTTTTAAAGTTCCAGAGGTGAAGAACCATGATTTATCTGGATAATAGTGCAACTACTAAGGTTCATCCTGATGTGCTCGAAGCAATGATGCCTTATCTTCAAGAGGAATATGGGAATGCATCCAGTAAACATTATACTTTGGCTGAAAATTCTAGGAACGCAATAGAAGATGCAAGGGAACATGTGGCCAAATTAATCGGGTGCAAGCATGATGAAGTTGTTTTTACCAGCGGTTCAACTGAAAGTAATAATATGATTCTTAAAGGTGTTATGGATTATTATCAGTACCGAGGTAAACAATTGGTAGTCTCAAAGGTTGAACACAGCTCGATCTTAGAGACTGCTGAATATCTAAAGTCTAAAGGTAATGATGTAGTATTCTTAGATGTGGATCAGTACGGTAGAGTAAAGATTGATGATTTAGAGAAACT
Above is a genomic segment from Paenibacillus sp. YYML68 containing:
- a CDS encoding DndE family protein; its protein translation is MNFRLKTSKATAERLKTLQDSTRLTPNVLARYAIILSLKEQIPIKKNAKDVGGIEFLRNVLTGPYDFIFKVLIAQHEKREITDEEYFPGLLNNHLERGSILLLNEYNYAGNYEKMITNLLFKVPEVKNHDLSG